GCGCGGCCGCTGGCTATAGTCCCCCGCGCTCAATTTTGCGGAAGTAGCTCAGCCCGGTAGAGCGCCACCTTGCCAAGGTGGATGTCGGGGGTTCGAATCCCCTCTTCCGCTCCATCTGCGACAGGGGCCGGCCTCCGCCGGCCCCTCGTTTCATTTCGGACGCGCCGCTGGGGCGCGGAGGCTCGCATGTCGGGGAAGATTCGCCGCGACCGGAAGGCTGCCGAGCAGGCGATCGCCGAGCTGATTCGCGCGCTTGGTCTCGACCCCCGGCGCGATCCCGAGCTCAGGGGTTCGCCGCAGCGCGTCGCCGATTTCTACTTCGAGGCGTTCGGCGGACTCGATCCCCGGCTCGCGCCCGAGCTGGTGACCTTTCCGCTTTCGGGGGAGGGCCAGCTCGTCGTGGTGCGCGAGATTCCGTTCCACTCGATCTGCGTCCATCATTTCGCGCCGTTCTTCGGCCGCGCGCTGATCGCCTATCTGCCGAACCAAAAACTGATCGGCGTGAGCGGGATTCCGCGACTGCTCGAGTTCTATTCGCGCCGGCCGCAGGTGCAGGAGCGCCTGGGGCAGCAGATCGCCGACCATCTCGAGCGGCTGCTCGATCCGCGCGGCGTGGCGGTGGCGCTCGAAGCACGGCATCTGTGCATGGAGATGCGCGGAGTGAGGAAGCTCGGGCGTATGGAGACACGCGTCGCCCGCGGTGCGCTGGCCGGCCCCGAGTGGGCGGCGGCGCTGCGAATGGAGTCGCGCGAACCGTGAGCGAGCCCGGCCGCGCGGGTCAGGAGTCGAAGCACGGTCCGGCACATCCGGGGATCACGGTGGTGATGGTGACGCGGAATCGTCCCGCGCTCTTTCTCGACGCGTTCCACAGCGTCGAAGCGCAGACCCTGCGCCCGCTCGAGGTGCGGGTGGGCGACGACGGCGATCCGCCGCTCGCATGGCTGCCCGACGTGAGCCGCCTCGACGTGACACTTTTGCCGGTGGGGGCGCGACGTGCGGCCGCAGCGCGCAACCACGCCGCCGCGCGCGCGCGTGGCGAGATCCTCGCGTTTCTCGACGACGACGACCGCTGGCAGCCCGATCACCTGCTCGGATTGGCGGCGGCGTTCGAGGATCCCGCGGTGATGTTTGCCTGGCGCGATTGCGCGGTGATCCGCGAGACGGTGCAAGAGAACGGCGACCGGGTCGAGCGGGCACGCCTCGAGATCGCGCGCGATTGGGATCCCGAGATGATGCGCACCAACGATTACCTGCCGCCGAGCGCCTGGGCGGTTCGGCGTTCGTTGTTCCAGGCGCTGGACGGATTCGACGAATCATTCGAGTTCTCGGAAGACTGGGACTTCGTGCTGCGCGCGGCGAAGCAAGCCGTTCCCAGGCGGGTCCCGGGAGTCACGGTCGAGGTGCGCCTGCGCGAATCGGGCAACGCCTCCGCCGACTTCGGTCGGGAGCGGATCGCCTGCCTCGAGAAGCTGTCGGCGCGCCATGGGCTGCCGAGGCTCGTCCCGCGCACCTTCTGGGAAGTGGCGCAGCTCGCAGCCGCCGGCTGGTGAGGCCCGATCTGGTGGTGGTGGGGGCCGGCCCGGCCGGGGTGATGGCCGCGCTGCTCGCCCGGTGGCAGGGACTCTCGGTGACGCTGATCGAGGCGAGTGCCTCGCCGGGCGGCCAGCTGCACCGAGTGTACGGCGCTCTCACCGGCGTCCCCGGCTACAGTGGCGCCGGGGCAGGCCTCGCGGTACTGCTCGCGCGCCAGCTCGAGGAAGGCGGCATCGAGTGGCGCGGCGGCTGCGAAGCGAGCGCGCTCGAGAGTGCCGGCGAGGGTGTTCGGGTGGCGCAGGCGAGCGGCGGCGGAGTCGTGGCGCGCGCCGCGTTGATCGCGACCGGTCTGCGAAATCGGACGCTCGGCGTTCCGGGAGAGCGCGAACTCGCCGGCCGGGGCGTCTCGACCTCGGGGACGCGTGATCGCGAGCGCGTGACCGGGAGGCGCGTCGTGGTGGTCGGGGGCGGCGACGCCGCCTTCGAGAATGCGCTGATTCTGGCCGCGACCGGCTGCGCGGTCACGCTGATCTCGCGCGGTGTGCCGCGGGCACGGCCACGATTCCGGCAACGGGTCGCGGCCGAGCCGCGGATCGAGCGTCTGGAAGGCGGGCGGGTGACCGCGATCCTGGGCACCGCCGCGGTCGAGGGTGTGCGGGTCGCGGGCGCGAGCGGCGAACGCGTGCTTCCCGCCGAGGCGGTGTTCGTCAAGATCGGGCAGCTCCCCAACACCGAGTGGTGCCGTAACGCCGTGGCCTGTGACGCCGACGGATACCTGTGCGTGGATGGAAATGGCGCCACCTCGCAGGCAGCGGTCTGGGCCGCGGGAGATGTCACGCGGCCGCCGGTTCCGACCGTGGCGGCCGCTTCGGCGGGGGCGACCTACGCGGTGACGGCTATTCGTAAGGCGTTGCAGGGCTAGGACTCAGCGCGGTGTCCCGCCGGCGGGCCGAGACGGGGCGGCGAGCCGACTTGGAGCAGCGGGGCTCGCCGTGCTTGAATCCCCCGGTTCCCCTCCCTTGACGGTTCCGCGGCGCGGATGAAATCCCCGCGGAATCCCGCTTCCCCGGAGTCCACTGAATGGCTTCGACCTCGAGACTCATTCCATGAGCCGCCGCGTCGTGATCACCGGCCTCGGCGTCTGCGCTCCCAACGGGATCGGTGTGCCCCGGTTCTGGGACGCTCTGATCCATGGCCGCTCGGGCATCGGCCCGATCCGGGCCTTCGACGCCTCGGGGTTGCGCTCGCGGATCGCGGGCGAGGTCATGGGCCTATCACCCAACGGCGGCATCTCATCGAGGACCCTGAAGCGCACCGCGCGCTTCACTCACCTCGCACTGGTGGCCGCCCAGGAGGCGGTGGCCTCGGCTCGGCTGCCCGAGGGCGAATCGCGCGAGGAGACCGCGGTGGTGGTGGGTTCGGGAATCGGCGGTTTCGACACCCTCGAGCGCGAGCACGAGGTGTTCCTGAATCGCGGCCCCGGCCGGTTCGCGCCTCAAACCGTGCCGATGATCATTCCCGACATGGCGGCCGGCGCGATCGCCATCGAGACCGGGTGCCGCGGACCCAACTTGTGCCTCAGCACCGCGTGCGCGAGCGGCGCGCACGCGCTCGGCACCGCGCTCGATCTCATCCGGCAGGGGCGCTGCGACGTGGCGCTGGCGGGTGCCGCCGAGTGCACGATCTCGCCGTTCGCGGTGGACGGCTACTGCCAGCTGCGCGCGCTCTCGACCCGGAACGACGATCCGCAGGGCGCCTCACGCCCGTTCAGTCGGGATCGGGACGGTTTCGTCATCGCCGAGGGCGCGGGGGTGCTGGTGCTCGAGAGCGAGGAGCACGCGCGGGCGCGGGGCATCGAGCCGCTCGCCGAGCTGGCGGGCTACGGTCTGAGCGGCGACGGCTACCACACCACCGCGCCCGATCCCGACGGCAAGGGCGCGGTGAGGGCGATGCGCGCGGCGCTCGCCGACGCGAAGGTGTCGCCCGCCGACGTGCAGCTCGTGAACGCTCACGGCACCTCGACGCCGCTCAACGACGTCGCCGAAACGCAGGCGTTGAAGCAGGTGTTCGGCGAGCATGCCCGACGGCTGATGGTGCCGGCCACCAAGTCCATGACCGGTCATTCGCTGGGCGCGGCTGGCGCGATCGAGGCGGTGGCCACGGTGCTGACGCTCCAGCACGGCGTGGTGCACC
This genomic window from Candidatus Sulfotelmatobacter sp. contains:
- a CDS encoding NAD(P)/FAD-dependent oxidoreductase, which produces MRPDLVVVGAGPAGVMAALLARWQGLSVTLIEASASPGGQLHRVYGALTGVPGYSGAGAGLAVLLARQLEEGGIEWRGGCEASALESAGEGVRVAQASGGGVVARAALIATGLRNRTLGVPGERELAGRGVSTSGTRDRERVTGRRVVVVGGGDAAFENALILAATGCAVTLISRGVPRARPRFRQRVAAEPRIERLEGGRVTAILGTAAVEGVRVAGASGERVLPAEAVFVKIGQLPNTEWCRNAVACDADGYLCVDGNGATSQAAVWAAGDVTRPPVPTVAAASAGATYAVTAIRKALQG
- the folE gene encoding GTP cyclohydrolase I, which produces MSGKIRRDRKAAEQAIAELIRALGLDPRRDPELRGSPQRVADFYFEAFGGLDPRLAPELVTFPLSGEGQLVVVREIPFHSICVHHFAPFFGRALIAYLPNQKLIGVSGIPRLLEFYSRRPQVQERLGQQIADHLERLLDPRGVAVALEARHLCMEMRGVRKLGRMETRVARGALAGPEWAAALRMESREP
- the fabF gene encoding beta-ketoacyl-ACP synthase II — encoded protein: MSRRVVITGLGVCAPNGIGVPRFWDALIHGRSGIGPIRAFDASGLRSRIAGEVMGLSPNGGISSRTLKRTARFTHLALVAAQEAVASARLPEGESREETAVVVGSGIGGFDTLEREHEVFLNRGPGRFAPQTVPMIIPDMAAGAIAIETGCRGPNLCLSTACASGAHALGTALDLIRQGRCDVALAGAAECTISPFAVDGYCQLRALSTRNDDPQGASRPFSRDRDGFVIAEGAGVLVLESEEHARARGIEPLAELAGYGLSGDGYHTTAPDPDGKGAVRAMRAALADAKVSPADVQLVNAHGTSTPLNDVAETQALKQVFGEHARRLMVPATKSMTGHSLGAAGAIEAVATVLTLQHGVVHPTINLNEPDPECDLDYVPLEAREARLEVAMSNSFAFGGHNGVLVFRSIR
- a CDS encoding glycosyltransferase family 2 protein; translated protein: MSEPGRAGQESKHGPAHPGITVVMVTRNRPALFLDAFHSVEAQTLRPLEVRVGDDGDPPLAWLPDVSRLDVTLLPVGARRAAAARNHAAARARGEILAFLDDDDRWQPDHLLGLAAAFEDPAVMFAWRDCAVIRETVQENGDRVERARLEIARDWDPEMMRTNDYLPPSAWAVRRSLFQALDGFDESFEFSEDWDFVLRAAKQAVPRRVPGVTVEVRLRESGNASADFGRERIACLEKLSARHGLPRLVPRTFWEVAQLAAAGW